The genomic region TGGTCAACACGGTGAAGGTGCGGGCTGCGGTCGAGTGCTTCGCCGCGGTCGACGAGATGGTCGAGCTGGTCGGGTTGCGGCACGGGTACATGCGGTCGTCGGACCTGGAGCGGGTCTTCCGCGACCTGCGTTCGGCGTCGTTGAACTACTCGAACGACCGCCTGCTGCTGGCCAACGGCGCGCTGGCGTTGCTCGATCGCGGTGGTGCTGTGGGGCTCAGCGACACGAGCGCCACGCCTCGCACGCGCTGGTGCTGGCGCGGCACAAGCCGGTGCAGCACTTCACGAGCTTCTGCTGGGTGCTGGTGCCACTGGACGCGCCGGGCGTGCGGGTGACGCCGGAACCGACGTCGCTGTTCGACGGGGCGGGGATCGGCGCGATCACCCTGGACGAGGTGGTCCTGGACCGTTCTGCTCTGGTCGGCCCGCCCGGACGGGGTCTGGCGTCGTTCGCGGTGCAGGTGGCCGCCGAACGCCGGGCCGGCGCGCTGTGGGCGGTGGCGTTGTGCCGCCGGGTGTGCGGGACGTGCGGGCGCGGCTGAGCACGCGGGCGCTGGTGGAGGGCGTGCTGTGGGACAACGCGGCGGTGCGCGAACGGTTCGCGCGGTGCGTGGTGGAGACGTGGCGGCTGGCGGCGGTGTCGTCGGCCGCGGGGGACATGGCGTCGGCGATGGCGTTGAAGGTGGCCGTGGCCGACGGGCTGGACGTGGTGCTGCGGGAGTGCACGCAGCTGCTGGGGGCGGACGCGTTCGTGGACGGCGGGATCGCGGAGCTGCGGGCGGCGGTGGCGATGTTCGGGATCGCGGGAGGGGCCGTGGGGGCGATGCTGGCAGGGGTCGCTGACCACGCGGACGACTTGCTGGAGGTGCGGTGAGGGTCGCGGTCGCCGCCATCGACGACGTCGAGCTGCACCCGGCCGACGTCCAGGCAGCGGCCCACCTCTCGGTTGTGCGCGCACACGAGTACGCGGCCGCCCGAGGTTTGTTGCGCAGCCTGCTCGCCGAGCTCGGCGAGGTGAAGATCGCCGTGCGCGAGAGCGGGCAGCCGTACCTGCCTGACCACTCCGACCTGTCGATCAGCCTCGCCCACGACGGCGGGTACGTGGCGGCGGCGTGCCGCAGGGGCAAGGGGCTGGGGGTCGGCGTGGACGTGCAGCTGCCGGTGTCGGCGTCGCCGGGGTTGTTGCGGCGGTGCGGGGTGGGGGAGCTGGCGGAGTTGCCGGAGGGGGAGCGGGACTTGGAGTTCGCCTGGGTGTGGACCGTGCAGGAGGCGTGTGTGAAGGCGACCGGTGAAGGGTTGTCGGGGCGGCCGTGGACGATTCCGGTGGCGCGCGGGCAGGCCAGCGGGACGTGGCGCGGGGTGCGGTGGAGCCGGTTGCGGCACAGCGCGGTGCCGGTGAGCGTGGCGTTCCTGGAGGCGCCGTGATCACCGGGCTGAGCTGCTACACGACGAACCTCGTCGCCTACCTGGCGAGCGAGTTCGCGGGGACCGAGGCGACCTTCGCCGAGTCGGTGCGGCTGGCGGTGCGCACGGATCTGGACGAGCTCGCGTTCTCGCACCACCGCTACCCGCTGAACCGGCTGCCGGACGGCACCCAGCTCGCCTACGCCACCGGCGATCCGGTCCACGACATCACCGACGAGCTGGAGAAGCACGGGCGCTGCCTGGTCATCACCGACAACGCCAAACTGCCGTGGTCACCGAGCAAGACACCGGCGCCCCACTGGGTGCTGGTCGAACGCAACAGGCAGAACCGCTGGTACGTGCGAGACGGGTTCGCCGGTCTGCTGCAGGACGGCGAGCAGCACCCGCACGCCGGCTGGCTCACGACCGGGCAGCTGGTCGACGCCATGCGCCCGGAAGACTGGACGGTCGAGCAGAAGCTCAGGAACGAGCACGTGTTCGGCTTTCCGCTCGAACAACCGCCCGGCCCGCTCTGGCTGAAACGGGAACCAGGCCCCGGCGTCACACCCCACCTCGACGGCGAGTGGCTGCAGACCGACGACGAGGTGCTGCCGTTCCTCGCCGACCGCATCACCGAACGCAACCTCGACGACCTGTGGACCGCG from Lentzea guizhouensis harbors:
- a CDS encoding 4'-phosphopantetheinyl transferase family protein; this encodes MRVAVAAIDDVELHPADVQAAAHLSVVRAHEYAAARGLLRSLLAELGEVKIAVRESGQPYLPDHSDLSISLAHDGGYVAAACRRGKGLGVGVDVQLPVSASPGLLRRCGVGELAELPEGERDLEFAWVWTVQEACVKATGEGLSGRPWTIPVARGQASGTWRGVRWSRLRHSAVPVSVAFLEAP